Below is a genomic region from Caballeronia sp. SBC1.
GCTTATTTACAGGTATTACTCAGGAGTCCATGCCGGTTTGTGGCCAACTCCTGCCTTTAATTCTTGAACGGTAACTCCGGCGTAAAAACGAACGGATCGAGCGCATACCCCGTGTGGAAATAACCGCTGCATGCGCACGTTGCGATGCGTTCAAGGTCGTACGGCTCGCGTGCGGCCTCATGAGACTGATTGGCGGCCAGCGTTCGCCGCTCGCGCCAGTGCCGCAGCACTTCGGTGCCCCAGTTGCTAAAAATGGCTCTCGGTTCAGACATCGCAGTTCTCCTTGAACGTGTTCCGGTACGGGCTCCCGCTAAGTACAAGGTAGGTCAAACTCGAACGTACGGGAACCATCTTTTATTCATTTGCATATCTGACGATGAATAAAAAACCCATCGACCTCTCCCGATTCCCTCCTACTAAACCAGCGCTTCACGGAGTTTCACTAAGGGTCCCTCATAAACGCCCCACGTCCGGTGTGTAAAGCAAAGTCCAATCGCTTCGTTGCCGCGCCCGCGCGCGGATGCTTCAATTTATTGCCGCTGCGGTTTTTGCATGCACCCGCTTCTGCCAGTCCCAGCGCGCAAGCATCCCGATACACGACGATCCACAACGACACCCGACGATATCCAACGATTCCCCAAGGAGCACTCGATGACCCTGATCGCCACGCCTGCCGTTGCCGCCGACCCCTCAACCGCGCTGGACCTGGACGTCCATGCAGTGGGCGGCCGGATCGGCGCCGAAATCCGGGGCGTGCGCCTCGGGCCGGATCTGGCCGACTCGACCATTGCGGCCATCAACGCCGCGTTGCTGCGGCATAAGGTGATCTTCTTTCGCGGCCAGTCACATCTGGACGACGCCGCGCAGGAAGCGTTCGCCAGCCGCTTCGGCGAAACCGTCGCGCATCCGACGGTGCCATCGGTCGCCGGCAGCAATCGTCTGCTCGAACTCGACTCGAAGAACGGTAGGCGCGCCAATTCGTGGCATACGGACGTGACCTTCGTGCCGGCCTATCCAAAGATCTCAATCCTGCGAGGCGTCGTGATTCCGGCTGCTGGCGGCGATACGGTCTGGGCCAACACTGCTGAGGCCTACGCCCGTCTGCCGGACCCGCTGCGCGCCCTGGCGGACTCCCTGTGGGCCATTCATACGAATACCTACGACTACGCGGCGAACCGGACCGCGCCCGTGACCGACGCTGAGCAGGCGTATCGCGAGCAGTTCACGTCGACGGTCTATGAAACCGAACATCCGGTCGTGCGCGTGCACCCTGAAACAGGCGAACGCAGCCTCGTGCTGGGGCATTTCGTGCAGCGCTTCGTCGGCTTGTCGCAGCGCGATTCGGATCGCCTGAAAGAGCTTTTCCACGACCACGTGACGCGCCTGGAAAACACGGTGCGCTGGCGCTGGACCCAGGGCGACGTGGCGATCTGGGACAACCGGGCGACACAGCACTACGCAGTGGCGGATTACGACGAGAGCGCGCGCCGCGTGGTCCGGCGCGCGACCGTGCATGGCGATGTGCCCGTGGGTATAGACGGTCAACGCAGCCGCGCGTTGCGCGGTACGCCAGCGTTGAACTAACCCTGCACCCGGCAGCGCTGCCTTTGGCCCCCTTCTTTGCAAATCCAATGACCCCACGATCCCTTCTGCACTCCCTCATTGTCACGCTGGGCATGGTTGCCGCCACGAGCGTCCTGGCCGCTGCCCCCGCTGTTGTCCGGATCGGTGTGGCAACGCAAGGCTACGGCGATCCGCCCGTGTTCGGCGGCTCGCCGGCGGCGACCGCCCAGTTGCAGCATCGCGTGGAAGACGCGCTCAAACCCGACGACGTCAAGGTGGAGTGGCTGTTCTTCAAAGGCGCTGGACCGGCAGTCAACGAGGCGCTGGCGAATCGTCAAATCGACTTCGCCTATCAGGGAGACCTGCCCGCCGTGCTCGGCCGCGCGAATGGCCTCAAAACAAAACTGCTGCTCGAATCCGGCGTGCGCACCGGCGTCTACCTGGCGGTGCCGCCCGACTCCGACATCAAGAGCGTCAAGGACTTGAAAGGCAAGCGCGTCGCGATCTTTCGCGGCACCAACCTGCAGCTTGTGGTCGATAACGTCCTGAAAGCGAACGATCTCTCCGAACGCGATCTGCACGTAATCAATCTCGACGATGCCGCATCGCAAGCGGCGCTTGCATCGAAGGGCGTGGACGCAGTGTTCCTCGACTTCAAACTCTTCAAGCTCCAGCGGCAGGGTCTCGCGAAGATCATCTACGCGTCGCGTGACGGCGGCCTGCAGTACACACGACAAGCGCATCTGCTGGTCCTCGACGACTTCGACCATGACCACGCCGACATCGTGCAGAAAGTCGTGACGTCGGTTGTGCAAGCGTCCCAATGGTCCTCGGACGAGGCCAATCGCGAAGCGCTCTTCACGCTGTGGGCGAAGAGCGGTGTGCCGGTGGAATCGTGGCAATCGGAGTACGCGAACCAGACGCTCAAGGAGCGCACCTCGCCGTTGATTGATCCGTTCATTGTGGCCCGCTATCAGGCCGTTGCCGACGACGCGCTGCGTCTTAACCTGATCCGTCAGCCCGTGAGTGTGAACGGCTGGTTCGAGCCGAAGTATCTCGACCAGGCGTTGAAGACGCTGAAGCTCGAGAACTACTGGCCGCGTTTCGATGCGTCCGGCAAGCCGCTGGCATCGTGAACATCTGAACTACTCTGGAGAATCCGGTCATGGCGAACAGCATCGCTCGCACTTTGAATCCAGGTCAACGGGTGTCGCTCGACGGCACCCGAAGTCACACCGCGAACGTGGCGCGATCGCTGGGCTGGATCGCACTGCCGTGGCTCGTGCCCGTGGCCAGCGCCATGTTATGGGTGCTCGGCTCACACTACGGCTGGATATCGCCGCAAATCCTGCCGTCACCCACCCTCGTCTTCGATACCCTCGGCGGCCTCGCCAGCAGCGGCGAACTGTGGATGCATATTGGCGCGAGCCTGTCGCGGATCGCAGTGGGCTTCACGGGCGGCGTCGTACTCGGCTTGCTGTTGGGCGCATGGCTGGGATTGTCGCGCACAGCCGAGGCTTACATCCTGCCCAGTTTCAATGCCGTCGTACAGGTGCCGGTACTGGGCTGGTTGCCGTTCCTCATGATCGTGGTGGGAATAGGCGAGCCGTTGAAGTATTTGCTGATCGGGCATGCTGCGCTCGTACCAGTCACCTTAAGCACGCTGCAGGGATTTCGCCGGACACCGCCCGCGTATCTCGATGTTGCGCGCGTCTTCCGCTATTCACGCCGCCAGACCATCTTCAACGTGATCCTGCCTTCGGCCGTGCCGGTCATCGGCACGGGTATCCGGCTTGCTTTTACCAAGACGTGGCTCACCCTGGTCGTGGTCGAACTAGTGGCATCGTCGGAAGGGCTTGGTTACCTGATCGTGTACGGACGGCAGCTATTCCAGCTCGATCTGGTGCTTGCTTCGGTGCTGATCGTAGGTGCGATCGGGTACGCAGCGGACCGCTTGCTGACGGTGCTCGAACACAAATTGTCGCCCGCGCGGCTGGCCTGAAGGAGCATCGACATGTCCACGCCGTCTCTCGAACTTGAAACCGGCTCCGGGGCCATCGGCCCATCGGGCGAATCGGGCAAGGCCGGACGCTGGCGCGGCTGGGTCATCCCGGTTGCTGCACTCCTCGCCTGGTGGTTCGTATCACGTCACATAGTCGCCGGCCACGGCATGATGACCTCGCCCGCACAAGTGTTGCATACAGCTCTGGATCAGGCGCGAAGCGGTGCTTTGTGGCGGGCGCTCTCGGCATCGCTTGCACGCGAGCTGACGGGCTTCACGCTCGGCGCAAGCCTTGGGCTCGTGCTTGGCGCGTTGCTCGGTGTCTCGCCCTTCGCAAACCGGCTGATCGGCCCCAGCTTCAATGCGTTCAAGCAGGTCTCCTTGTTTGCATGGATACCGCTGATCTCGGTATGGTTCGGTCTGGGCGATGTCGCGAAGGTCGTCTTCCTTTCGCTCGCCGCGCTGGTGCCCGTGGTCGCGCATACGAGCGACGGCATCCGCGCGGTCTCCCCCGCTTTGCTCGATGTCTCCCGAGTGTTTCGCTACAGCAAGTTGCAAACGGTCAGATACGTCGTCCTGCCCGCTGCGTTGCCGTCCATCTGCACCGGCATCTATCTCGCGCTCATCTATTCGTGGCTTGCAACGCTCGGTGCGGAGTATCTGCTGGTCGCGGGCAGCGGTATCGGCAACACGCTGGTCGATGGCAGCGAACAGTTTCGCATGGATCTCGTGGTGTTTGGCGTGATCGTGATCGGCATCACCGGCTGGGCGCTGAATGCGTTAGCTCGCGCCATCCAGCAACGCTGGTTCCGCGATCCGGCGGCTTGATTTATCACCTTTACTATTTAATAAAGAGTCCATATCGTCATGGCGACCGTCTCTGTTACCTCAACAAGTGAGCTCACTCTGCATCACGTCACGAAGCGTTTTGCCGGCGACGACCACTCGGTGCCCGTGCTCGATCGCATCGACCTCTCAGTGAAAAGCGGCGAGTTTCTAGCTATTGTGGGTGCGAGCGGTTGCGGCAAATCCACGCTCCTGCGCCTGATTGCAGGGCTCGACGACCAGTTCGACGGCGAGATTGAATTCAGCGGCGAGCGCATTCGCACCACCGACCTTGCGCGCGGTATCGTGTTCCAGGATCATCGGCTGTTTCCGTGGCTCAACGTTGAGCAGAACATTGCGGTCGCACTGAAGAACTCAGGGCGCAGCAAGGAAGAGAACCGCCGGGCGGTCGCCGAGCATATCGCGCTGGTCGGCCTGAAGGGCTATGAAAAGCA
It encodes:
- a CDS encoding TauD/TfdA family dioxygenase; translated protein: MTLIATPAVAADPSTALDLDVHAVGGRIGAEIRGVRLGPDLADSTIAAINAALLRHKVIFFRGQSHLDDAAQEAFASRFGETVAHPTVPSVAGSNRLLELDSKNGRRANSWHTDVTFVPAYPKISILRGVVIPAAGGDTVWANTAEAYARLPDPLRALADSLWAIHTNTYDYAANRTAPVTDAEQAYREQFTSTVYETEHPVVRVHPETGERSLVLGHFVQRFVGLSQRDSDRLKELFHDHVTRLENTVRWRWTQGDVAIWDNRATQHYAVADYDESARRVVRRATVHGDVPVGIDGQRSRALRGTPALN
- a CDS encoding ABC transporter substrate-binding protein; protein product: MTPRSLLHSLIVTLGMVAATSVLAAAPAVVRIGVATQGYGDPPVFGGSPAATAQLQHRVEDALKPDDVKVEWLFFKGAGPAVNEALANRQIDFAYQGDLPAVLGRANGLKTKLLLESGVRTGVYLAVPPDSDIKSVKDLKGKRVAIFRGTNLQLVVDNVLKANDLSERDLHVINLDDAASQAALASKGVDAVFLDFKLFKLQRQGLAKIIYASRDGGLQYTRQAHLLVLDDFDHDHADIVQKVVTSVVQASQWSSDEANREALFTLWAKSGVPVESWQSEYANQTLKERTSPLIDPFIVARYQAVADDALRLNLIRQPVSVNGWFEPKYLDQALKTLKLENYWPRFDASGKPLAS
- a CDS encoding ABC transporter permease, with amino-acid sequence MANSIARTLNPGQRVSLDGTRSHTANVARSLGWIALPWLVPVASAMLWVLGSHYGWISPQILPSPTLVFDTLGGLASSGELWMHIGASLSRIAVGFTGGVVLGLLLGAWLGLSRTAEAYILPSFNAVVQVPVLGWLPFLMIVVGIGEPLKYLLIGHAALVPVTLSTLQGFRRTPPAYLDVARVFRYSRRQTIFNVILPSAVPVIGTGIRLAFTKTWLTLVVVELVASSEGLGYLIVYGRQLFQLDLVLASVLIVGAIGYAADRLLTVLEHKLSPARLA
- a CDS encoding ABC transporter permease, coding for MSTPSLELETGSGAIGPSGESGKAGRWRGWVIPVAALLAWWFVSRHIVAGHGMMTSPAQVLHTALDQARSGALWRALSASLARELTGFTLGASLGLVLGALLGVSPFANRLIGPSFNAFKQVSLFAWIPLISVWFGLGDVAKVVFLSLAALVPVVAHTSDGIRAVSPALLDVSRVFRYSKLQTVRYVVLPAALPSICTGIYLALIYSWLATLGAEYLLVAGSGIGNTLVDGSEQFRMDLVVFGVIVIGITGWALNALARAIQQRWFRDPAA
- a CDS encoding ABC transporter ATP-binding protein; this translates as MATVSVTSTSELTLHHVTKRFAGDDHSVPVLDRIDLSVKSGEFLAIVGASGCGKSTLLRLIAGLDDQFDGEIEFSGERIRTTDLARGIVFQDHRLFPWLNVEQNIAVALKNSGRSKEENRRAVAEHIALVGLKGYEKHHPHQLSGGMAQRVAIARGLVNRPKLLLLDEPFGALDALTRSRLQNELRRIWEHERITMILVTHDVDEAVFLADRVVVMQARPGRIGKVVGVNLQRPRSRSDAAFVRLRDEILADFSVPHDASAPA